The following coding sequences lie in one candidate division KSB1 bacterium genomic window:
- the ileS gene encoding isoleucine--tRNA ligase: MIYPELPQRQSDLEKEILAFWEKDRTFQRSVDERPADNPFVFYEGPPTANGRPGIHHVISRTVKDSVCRLKTMQGFRVERKAGWDTHGLPVEIEVEKTLGLDGKDQVLEYGVAEFCAKCRESVWLYKQDWDELTRRMGYWVDLENPYITYTNEYIESVWWILKEFWKKGLIYQGFKILPYCPHCETPLSGHEVSLGYEEVSDPSVYIKLKVKGEDNTYFLVWTTTPWTLISNVALALHPDVIYVKVRHQGQNLILAEERLGVLHGEYEILEKKTGSELLGIDYEPLYTFVEPDKRAYYTVAGDFVTTTDGSGIVHIAPAFGEDDYQLGQKVGLPMIHPVDRSGKFIDAIKPWAGRFVKDADADIIADLKQRGILYRSEKIVHSYPHCWRCKSPLLYYARKSWYIRTTAFKDRLIANNEKINWYPKEVGAGRFGEWLKNNIDWALSRDRFWGTPLPIWICPQCGAQDCIGSIAELRERGIDVPEDLDLHKPTVDEIGVVCSSCGGRMQRVPEVIDCWFDSGSMPVAQWHYPFENQEKFKKSFPADFISEGVDQTRGWFYSLLVIGTFLFDQPTYKTCVSLELILDKDGKKMSKSLGNTVDPFEQMEKYGADVLRWYLLAVSPPWVPTRFDEAGVAETARKFFGTLTNTYAFFAMYANIDGFRYRPEERIPIAERAEIDRWVLSRLNTVTRQINSELSEYELTKAVRAIADFTIEDLSNWYVRRCRRRFWKSEMGQDKTAAFQTLYECLLTISRLMAPFAPFLAEAIYRGLTTGRFDVPSSVHLCDYPQAGIQPLDFNDELLEERMTLVRRIVELGRSIRNDVGIRVRQPLSEIVIVARNERRPQLLKGMENLILEELNVKSIRYIGDERELYSRKVEPVFKKLGPKFGKLVNQAAEAIRAFSEEEIDHILNGGERLSIDGHEVLITPEDVTVKTESKPGLAAASEGDLTVGLKTEITTELLHEGLAREFVNRIQNLRKEADLEVTDRIRMSVAASGVMAEALKAMRSYVQNETLTVEMSFGQAVGDHCREWEIDGYKVAAGITRAA; this comes from the coding sequence ATGATTTACCCGGAACTACCTCAACGTCAATCGGATCTCGAAAAGGAAATCCTTGCTTTTTGGGAAAAGGATCGAACCTTTCAACGCAGCGTGGACGAACGCCCCGCAGATAATCCTTTCGTTTTTTACGAGGGACCGCCGACGGCCAACGGCCGGCCGGGCATTCACCATGTCATCTCCCGCACGGTCAAGGATTCAGTCTGCCGACTCAAGACCATGCAGGGCTTTCGCGTCGAACGCAAGGCGGGCTGGGATACGCACGGCCTGCCGGTGGAGATCGAGGTCGAAAAAACCCTCGGCCTGGACGGCAAAGACCAGGTGCTCGAATACGGCGTGGCCGAATTCTGCGCCAAATGCCGCGAAAGCGTATGGCTCTACAAGCAGGACTGGGACGAGCTCACCCGGCGCATGGGCTACTGGGTTGACCTCGAGAATCCCTACATCACCTATACCAACGAGTACATCGAATCGGTTTGGTGGATTCTTAAAGAGTTCTGGAAGAAGGGACTCATCTATCAGGGCTTCAAAATTCTGCCTTACTGCCCGCATTGTGAAACGCCGCTTTCGGGGCATGAGGTGTCCCTCGGCTATGAAGAGGTCTCCGATCCTTCCGTCTATATCAAGCTCAAGGTCAAGGGTGAAGACAACACCTATTTTCTGGTTTGGACGACGACGCCCTGGACACTGATTTCCAACGTCGCATTGGCGCTGCATCCCGACGTCATTTATGTCAAAGTACGGCATCAGGGACAGAATCTGATTTTGGCCGAAGAACGGCTCGGCGTTCTGCACGGCGAATACGAAATTCTCGAAAAAAAGACCGGCAGCGAGTTGCTCGGAATCGATTATGAGCCGCTGTATACCTTTGTGGAGCCGGACAAGCGCGCCTATTATACCGTGGCCGGCGATTTCGTCACCACCACCGACGGTTCCGGCATCGTGCACATTGCCCCGGCGTTCGGCGAAGACGACTATCAGCTCGGGCAAAAGGTCGGCCTGCCGATGATTCATCCGGTGGACCGCAGCGGCAAATTCATCGATGCCATAAAGCCGTGGGCCGGTCGTTTTGTCAAAGACGCCGATGCGGACATCATCGCCGACTTGAAACAGCGCGGTATTCTTTACCGTTCGGAAAAGATCGTGCACAGCTATCCGCATTGCTGGCGGTGCAAATCGCCGCTGCTTTACTATGCACGCAAGTCCTGGTACATTCGTACCACAGCGTTCAAGGATCGTTTGATCGCCAACAACGAAAAGATCAACTGGTACCCGAAAGAGGTCGGCGCCGGCCGTTTCGGCGAATGGCTCAAGAACAACATCGACTGGGCGCTGTCGCGCGACCGCTTCTGGGGCACGCCGCTGCCGATCTGGATCTGTCCGCAATGCGGAGCGCAGGACTGCATCGGCAGCATTGCCGAGCTGCGCGAGCGAGGCATCGATGTGCCCGAGGATCTCGACCTGCACAAGCCGACGGTCGACGAAATCGGCGTCGTCTGTTCCTCGTGCGGCGGCCGCATGCAGCGGGTGCCGGAAGTCATCGACTGCTGGTTCGATTCGGGCAGCATGCCGGTGGCGCAGTGGCATTATCCCTTTGAAAATCAGGAAAAGTTCAAAAAGAGTTTTCCGGCCGACTTTATTTCCGAAGGCGTGGACCAAACCCGCGGCTGGTTTTACTCGCTCTTGGTCATCGGCACCTTTCTCTTCGATCAGCCGACTTATAAGACATGCGTGTCTTTGGAGCTAATCCTCGACAAAGACGGCAAAAAGATGAGCAAGTCGCTCGGCAATACGGTCGATCCATTCGAACAGATGGAAAAATACGGCGCCGATGTGCTGCGTTGGTACCTGTTGGCGGTCAGTCCGCCCTGGGTGCCGACCCGCTTTGATGAAGCCGGTGTTGCCGAAACGGCGCGCAAGTTTTTCGGCACGCTGACCAACACGTATGCGTTTTTCGCCATGTACGCCAACATCGACGGCTTCCGCTATCGGCCGGAGGAGCGCATTCCGATTGCCGAGCGGGCCGAAATCGACCGCTGGGTGCTGTCGCGGCTGAACACCGTCACCCGACAGATCAATTCCGAGCTGAGCGAGTATGAATTGACCAAAGCGGTGCGCGCGATAGCCGATTTTACCATCGAAGATTTGTCGAACTGGTACGTGCGGCGCTGTCGACGGCGGTTTTGGAAGTCCGAAATGGGACAGGACAAAACCGCAGCTTTTCAAACGCTCTACGAATGCCTTTTAACGATCAGTCGGCTGATGGCGCCGTTTGCGCCGTTTCTGGCCGAGGCGATTTACCGCGGTTTGACCACCGGCCGTTTCGACGTTCCGTCCAGCGTGCATCTCTGCGATTATCCGCAGGCCGGCATTCAGCCCCTGGATTTCAATGACGAACTGCTCGAGGAACGAATGACGCTGGTGCGTCGCATCGTCGAGCTCGGCCGATCGATCCGTAACGATGTCGGCATCCGCGTGCGGCAGCCGTTGTCGGAGATCGTTATTGTCGCCCGCAACGAGCGGCGGCCTCAGCTCCTCAAGGGCATGGAAAACCTGATCCTGGAGGAACTCAACGTCAAATCGATCCGTTACATCGGCGACGAGCGGGAATTGTACAGTCGGAAAGTAGAGCCGGTGTTCAAAAAACTGGGTCCCAAGTTCGGCAAGCTGGTCAACCAGGCGGCGGAGGCGATTCGCGCTTTTTCTGAAGAAGAGATCGATCACATTCTGAACGGCGGCGAACGGCTGTCGATCGACGGTCACGAGGTGCTGATTACGCCTGAGGATGTAACCGTTAAAACGGAAAGCAAGCCCGGCTTGGCGGCCGCTTCGGAAGGCGACTTGACGGTCGGTTTGAAAACCGAGATTACCACCGAGTTGCTGCATGAAGGGTTGGCGCGCGAGTTTGTCAACCGCATTCAGAATCTGCGCAAGGAGGCGGATTTGGAGGTGACCGACCGCATCCGCATGAGCGTGGCGGCAAGCGGCGTGATGGCAGAGGCGCTGAAGGCCATGCGGTCTTATGTGCAGAACGAAACGCTGACGGTAGAGATGTCGTTCGGTCAGGCTGTGGGCGATCATTGCCGCGAATGGGAAATTGACGGTTACAAGGTGGCTGCCGGAATTACGCGCGCAGCCTGA